The following is a genomic window from Prunus persica cultivar Lovell chromosome G7, Prunus_persica_NCBIv2, whole genome shotgun sequence.
ACAAGTTCTTCACTGGGCTCAAATTAATGTTCTTGCAAATGCCATTGAAATATTCTTTCCTACACTTGTccccctttttctttcataCTCTTGCGGTACAATAGCCAATCGCGTATGCAATGCCCTGTACACAAAAAGTAGAGATGGTAAAAACTGATTCCAGATGACAGGTCATGGAGAGAGTAAGTGTgcaaaaggaagaaattaaAACCACAGAAATTGCAATGGTTACAGTTAGAAAAGGTTACCAAATGGAATTGGCAGTATTAAGATGCAAAGAATCCTTTAAAAAATGCAGCAGATTTGAACAAGAGTCCAACTGAAGACGAGGATTATTAAAAGCTTTGATGTACagcctttttttatataatttgaagAATTCACTAGTAGAaattacaagaaaataaaaaaaatacatcaaTCAATTATGCAACAGAGTTCAACTCAAATTCACAATGTTCTCTCTGGAAAACCCAAAAAGGCTCAgagttttcaaattgaaaaaaatcatGAACAGGAAGTTCAGGAACACAGGATTTCAACTAACCTCTATTGAGCCAAAGAGTGAGGGGCTTCTTGCCAGGCTCCTTGCTCCTCCTAGCTTTCACATCCACATCAACATACTGCTTGAACCCAACATTTGGCTGATTAGGCAACCTCACCACCAGATCTGGTGAATAGGATCAAAGAAACCAATCACTATTGAGACAAAGAATGAAGGGCTTCTTTGTCAGTGTCTGTTTCTGCTTCAACGAAGTAGTAAAACAAAGCACCTCCAGGCATAAATATCCACATCAACAAAGCCAGCATACCTTACCACACAAACCCAACTATTGGTTAAGAAGGCAGTCTAATTCTAATTATAAAATCCTCAAAAGGGAATCCCTCCTCAATGGGGAACTCATAAATATGCATACCTagatatatgtgtgtgtgtgtgtgtgtatatatatatatttagagagagagagagagagagagagagagagattacatAAGGAAGTGCAGAGCAAAGTTGCAGAATACTGCTGGGATAGTAATTCTGGTTTACTTTGTAATCCTGCTAAGAGAGGCCTTGGGATGTGGTACGCATAGTAATAACAATATGCACTTGGCGGCAACAGTCAATACCATAGGGGCTTCTCTCCCTCTTATTCATGCAAGAAAGAATCTGTGTCACCAACATAGCCCTCTTCTTTCATTATTGCTGTCCAATACTTTAAAGTTGCCATGATTTCATAGCATTTGGATGAGACTTTTCCCCTGCAACAAATAAATTTGTTCTCTGTCCCACTACAATCCAACTACATCCGTGAACCTTTACcacacctttttcttttatttctcttcCTCAAAGAGCAAGCCTCATTCCAGTTTCCTGATACAGAATGTATATTAGAAGGCAAGATATATGATGAAGAATTTTGCAGTTCTAAACAAcagttttgaaaatttataaaacaagAAACTCACAACACATGACcgcttcaaaatgaaaacacaTTCCGTCAGAAATACTTAAACTAGTTTCCACACTAAAAATACTAGAATTTCCGCATCTCTacaaattttttgttcatttcaagGTGCAAATTAAATTCCCTCAGATTTTTTTTCCACTGGATGAAAAGCAGGATCCAGTTTGCCCTCAGTAATTAAGTCAGTTATCATTTTTTCTGTTGAATCATCTGCACAGAAACCCTTGGTCATCATTTCTTGAATAAGTTCTTGTGCCCTTGATAGCTCATCATTACGGAGAAATCCCTGGATGATTGTGTTGTAGGTAACAGTATCTGGGGAACAGCCTTTCTCTTCCATTCCTCTAAGAAATGCTTCTGCTTCACTAAATAGGCCCTTGGTAGAAAGAGCAATTATCAGTATTGTATAGGTCTTGACATCTGGTTGAAGTCCTTTTGAAGGAAAACTGCAAAAGAGATCCCTTGCACATTCAATTCTTCTTGCCGTGCATAAACCATTGATAAGAATATTGTAGAGACCGATACCAAAATCCAAGCTACTCCCTTCCAACTCTCCAAACAATTTCAAAGCCATATCAATCTGGCGGTTTCTACACAGTCCATCCAGTAAAACACTATAAGTATGAATATTTGGAAGTGGACCACCAACTTTCATTTTTGAGAACATGTTTTGTGCATCATCTATTCTTCCCTCTTTGCAAAAGCCGCCAATAAGTGTTGTATAAGTAACAATATCTGGAACCATTCCCTTACGAGTCATTTCCTCAAACGACAACATTGCTTCCTTCATTCTTCTTTCATTGCAATATCCGTTTATCAGTATACTATAACTAAAAACATCAACAATAGAGCCCTTCTTAAGCATTAGATCAAAAATGCGTTTTGCTTTATCCATATCTCCTTGCAAGCAATAACCCTCCATGAGCGAATTGTAAGTAACAGTATTAGGTTCCATACCTCTAGCAGTCAAAATATCAATTACTTGATTAGCTTCCTTCAACTTGCCCTCCTTACACAAACAGTCAACAAGGGCACTGAAGGTTTGAACGTTTGGAGAGATACCGTTACTGTTCATCTCTTTGAAGAATCGTGACGCTTCCTTCCACTGACCTAATCTGCATAAACCCTGAAACAAAGATGTATAAGTTACGATGTTTGGTGGAATACCCTTCCTTTTCATTTCTGAGAAGAGATTGAATGCCTCATCAACAAGCTTGTCCTTACAAAGGCTGTCAATTATTGTGCTGTAGACAACTACGTTAGGTTTACAGTCATTTTTTTCCATCATCCGAAGCATTTCAATAGCCCTGTCATTTTGACCTTGTTTGCATGAGGCAGCTATTAATGTACCAAAAGTAATAACATTGGGCTTACATCCTTCTCCAAAGGCTGCCATTTTGTGGACAAGTGAAGCGGCTTCATCAACTCTATTATCATGGCCAAGGCCCCTTATCAAAATGTTGAGGGTGGTGACATCTGGTTGAAGCCCCAATTTAAAGAATAGTGCCAAGACTGAAAAACTGCCGCCCATTTCGTTCGAACGACAAAAACAATTCACGATAATGTTTAAAGTAAAGGCATCAGGAACAAGTCCCATTCCCAACAGAGTAATTTGCTTATACCAAGATATGGCTACCGAATAATGCTCTAATTTTGCAACTTGACCCAATAATTGAGTGAAGCGGACAATAGAAGGTCGAGGACGCTGTTTAAGCATCTTTTTGAACATATTTGATGCCTCCTCGAGATTAGTGACGTCAAATGGGTGTTGGGGGTCTCTAGATTTAGATTTGCTAGGGTTTGAGGACTGAGAAGAACCATGAAATAAACCCAAGTAATTATTGTTGGAGAAAAAAACCCTAGACCTAGATTGCAGTTGCAGACAAGGATTACCTCTGTGTCGTCGATTgcaataagaagaagaagcagatcTCCGCATCATAATCATCATGATCATCTGCACTGTCTCCAAGTCTGTCTGAGCCAGATGCAAGGCTTGGGAGTTTGAGAGAAACTCAAACTCACCCGAAATCACTAATCTTGAGGACGCGTTGAATTTGTTCAATTCGATGCTTCAAACGCGTCCTCTGCCTTCAATTGTCGATTTCAATCCATTATTGGGTCAAGTTGCGAAATTGAAACATTATTCTGCTGCCATCTCTGTGTAAGCAAAATGGAGCTGTTGCTAATTGTTCCTAATGTTTGTACTCTAAACATTATTTTTAACTGATTTTGTCATCTGGGCCAAATGGGCCGTAGCTTATCTGTCTTGGCAAAGTTGTTCTTGGTTTTGAACCCGACGTTGCCACCTACAGCACTTTAATCAAGGGCTTCGTTATTGAGGATAGAATTTCTGAGGCAGCAGCACTTTTCTGTAAACTGCTGGAAGAGACATCAAGGGCGATTGGACTTGTTCAAGAAATGGTAGAGAGGGGTTTCTCTGCGGATGATTCAACCATGAAATGGGTAGTTGATTTATTGTCCAAGGATAAACTAGATCCTGAATTGGTTGAACGTAATTCgtattttcaattatttgacACAATGCTTAAACCCTAAGAATCGCTCCATATAAAAGCTAGCTGTGCTTCAGAAAttccaatttcttttccttcatttttcttattacAAATTGACTATAAGTATAAGTTGTCTGTGTGTGTTTGGCTCATAAAAAGGTATCTAATTGATGTTGTGGTGAAATGAATGTTATATAATGTGAATTTGCTTCATTTCTATTTTAGgttttgaaaacaattttaattttgcatCGTTTTGATGATACCCACTGAGTGTTGAGAGAAATATCTCACTTTGAAAATGTGAGGTATGCAGCTTATAAGCATTTGGGCTATTCTTTCCATTGCCAATGGGTTTTGGGATGGATGCTTAGATGCCTTAATGGTATTAGAGCATACTATCCACATGATGCATCTAACGGTTAGGCGTACTCTCACGTCACCCAATATGAATTGTCCATTGTTAAGGTTTAAGTAACTCAACATGTGCAGTGGCGTATTGAGAGAGATCTCACATCGAAAATGTGAAGTCTTGCATAGTGGCTAATAAGGGGTTGTGCTACTTTTCCATTGGCAATTGGTTTTGGAATGGACGCCTAGATTCCTTGAAGATAAGTGAGACACAGGGAGGGAGGTGTGATAACTGATA
Proteins encoded in this region:
- the LOC18769278 gene encoding pentatricopeptide repeat-containing protein At1g63130, mitochondrial isoform X3, coding for MIMMIMMRRSASSSYCNRRHRGNPCLQLQSRSRVFFSNNNYLGLFHGSSQSSNPSKSKSRDPQHPFDVTNLEEASNMFKKMLKQRPRPSIVRFTQLLGQVAKLEHYSVAISWYKQITLLGMGLVPDAFTLNIIVNCFCRSNEMGGSFSVLALFFKLGLQPDVTTLNILIRGLGHDNRVDEAASLVHKMAAFGEGCKPNVITFGTLIAASCKQGQNDRAIEMLRMMEKNDCKPNVVVYSTIIDSLCKDKLVDEAFNLFSEMKRKGIPPNIVTYTSLFQGLCRLGQWKEASRFFKEMNSNGISPNVQTFSALVDCLCKEGKLKEANQVIDILTARGNWNEACSLRKRNKRKRCGKGSRM
- the LOC18769278 gene encoding pentatricopeptide repeat-containing protein At3g22470, mitochondrial isoform X2, coding for MIIELMKPLHLSTKWQPLEKDGLCRLGQWKEASRFFKEMNSNGISPNVQTFSALVDCLCKEGKLKEANQVIDILTARGMEPNTVTYNSLMEGYCLQGDMDKAKRIFDLMLKKGSIVDVFSYSILINGYCNERRMKEAMLSFEEMTRKGMVPDIVTYTTLIGGFCKEGRIDDAQNMFSKMKVGGPLPNIHTYSVLLDGLCRNRQIDMALKLFGELEGSSLDFGIGLYNILINGLCTARRIECARDLFCSFPSKGLQPDVKTYTILIIALSTKGLFSEAEAFLRGMEEKGCSPDTVTYNTIIQGFLRNDELSRAQELIQEMMTKGFCADDSTEKMITDLITEGKLDPAFHPVEKKSEGI
- the LOC18769278 gene encoding pentatricopeptide repeat-containing protein At1g63130, mitochondrial isoform X4, translating into MIMMIMMRRSASSSYCNRRHRGNPCLQLQSRSRVFFSNNNYLGLFHGSSQSSNPSKSKSRDPQHPFDVTNLEEASNMFKKMLKQRPRPSIVRFTQLLGQVAKLEHYSVAISWYKQITLLGMGLVPDAFTLNIIVNCFCRSNEMGGSFSVLALFFKLGLQPDVTTLNILIRGLGHDNRVDEAASLVHKMAAFGEGCKPNVITFGTLIAASCKQGQNDRAIEMLRMMEKNDCKPNVVVYSTIIDSLCKDKLVDEAFNLFSEMKRKGIPPNIVTYTSLFQGLCRLGQWKEASRFFKEMNSNGLLLARRYG
- the LOC18769278 gene encoding putative pentatricopeptide repeat-containing protein At1g12700, mitochondrial isoform X1 encodes the protein MIMMIMMRRSASSSYCNRRHRGNPCLQLQSRSRVFFSNNNYLGLFHGSSQSSNPSKSKSRDPQHPFDVTNLEEASNMFKKMLKQRPRPSIVRFTQLLGQVAKLEHYSVAISWYKQITLLGMGLVPDAFTLNIIVNCFCRSNEMGGSFSVLALFFKLGLQPDVTTLNILIRGLGHDNRVDEAASLVHKMAAFGEGCKPNVITFGTLIAASCKQGQNDRAIEMLRMMEKNDCKPNVVVYSTIIDSLCKDKLVDEAFNLFSEMKRKGIPPNIVTYTSLFQGLCRLGQWKEASRFFKEMNSNGISPNVQTFSALVDCLCKEGKLKEANQVIDILTARGMEPNTVTYNSLMEGYCLQGDMDKAKRIFDLMLKKGSIVDVFSYSILINGYCNERRMKEAMLSFEEMTRKGMVPDIVTYTTLIGGFCKEGRIDDAQNMFSKMKVGGPLPNIHTYSVLLDGLCRNRQIDMALKLFGELEGSSLDFGIGLYNILINGLCTARRIECARDLFCSFPSKGLQPDVKTYTILIIALSTKGLFSEAEAFLRGMEEKGCSPDTVTYNTIIQGFLRNDELSRAQELIQEMMTKGFCADDSTEKMITDLITEGKLDPAFHPVEKKSEGI